The Streptomyces collinus DNA segment CGACTGTCTGTCCGTCGTCTTGGCCTTGCTCATGGTGTCTCCATCTGCCGGGCGGCGCTGCCGCGTTCGGGCGATCTCGGCCCCCCGCGCCGCTCCCGGGGGCGGCGGGGGGGGAAGTGCGGTGCCGGGGGGAAGTGCGGTGCTGGGGCTGTTACGACGCCTTGATCTGCTGGATGCGGACCATGTTGCCCGCGGGGTCGCGGAAGGCGCAGTCGCGGACGCCGTAGGGCTGGTCCACCGGCTCCTGGACCACCTCGGCGTCGCCCGCCTGCACCCGCTCGAAGGTGCCGTCGACGTCGGTGGTGGCCAGGACGATGCTGGCGTAGGTGCCCTTGGCCATCATCTCGGTGATGGTGCGGCGCTCGTCCTCGGTGATGCCGGGGTCGGCGGCCGGCGGGTGCAGCACGATGTTCGTGCCGGGCTGGCCGACGGGGCCGACCGTGATCCAGCGCATGCCCTCGTATCCGACGTCGTTTCTGACCTCGAAGCCGAGGGTGTCGCGGTAGAACGCCAGGGCGGCGTCCGGGTCGTCGTGCGGAAGGAAGCTGGCGTGAATGTGAAGGTCCATGGCCATCACGCTAGTTTCGGCTCGCGGCGGGCGCTTCTCGATTCCTGACCGGTCTGGTCACCTGCTTCGACACGCACGACGGAATGCCGGCCGTCGCGCGCGCCGCCTCGCGCCGATAGGCACTGGGCGGCATACCGACCAGCTCGGTGAAGCGGGTGCTGAAGGTGCCCAGCGATGCGCAGCCGACCTCGAAGCACACCTCGGTGACGCTCAGGTCGCCCCGGCGCAGCAGCGCCATGGCGCGTTCGATGCGCCGCGTCATGAGGTAGCTGTACGGAGACTCCCCGTACGCCTGCCGGAACGCGCGGCTCAGGTGCCCCGCCGACATGTGCACGCCCCGGGCGAGCGCCTCGACGTCCAGAGGCTTCGCGTACTCCCGGTCGATCCGGTCCTTGACACGGCGCAGCCGGGCGAGGTCACGCAGGTGCTGCGCCGAGGCGGGTCTGCTGCTCACAAGCGCGATCGTGCCACATCGCACGCACGTGCGGTCGATTTCCGGCGATCCGGAACGGACTGGTCCGTATCACCCCGGAGCCACCGTCGGCCCCACACCGGTCCGTACCACCTCTACACGGGTCCGTAGCACCCG contains these protein-coding regions:
- a CDS encoding VOC family protein, with protein sequence MDLHIHASFLPHDDPDAALAFYRDTLGFEVRNDVGYEGMRWITVGPVGQPGTNIVLHPPAADPGITEDERRTITEMMAKGTYASIVLATTDVDGTFERVQAGDAEVVQEPVDQPYGVRDCAFRDPAGNMVRIQQIKAS
- a CDS encoding helix-turn-helix transcriptional regulator; the protein is MSSRPASAQHLRDLARLRRVKDRIDREYAKPLDVEALARGVHMSAGHLSRAFRQAYGESPYSYLMTRRIERAMALLRRGDLSVTEVCFEVGCASLGTFSTRFTELVGMPPSAYRREAARATAGIPSCVSKQVTRPVRNREAPAASRN